The Ooceraea biroi isolate clonal line C1 chromosome 11, Obir_v5.4, whole genome shotgun sequence genome includes a region encoding these proteins:
- the LOC105275277 gene encoding DNA-binding protein Ets97D isoform X2 — MIRQIKMEPETMFSSPDDDIMAQLQQDSSDLEVEPSFTLEGTANGEYNNDGILMQHMDIREPLSTLKSLLEERLTIDLKNYSFWLQNAQMLESHKNLVDQCVQGEGLVQINVQIKPMQKRINIADVLKPAEDYIEVVENNSPVPVVQENKRNVIKWTVDAQYKKEQERLKIPTDPKDWSETHVKHWLQWAVRQFSLVSLRLADWNITGAQLCNLTMDEFHAKVPLDPGDVFWTHFELLRKCKFVAVVQKDASDSPGEETVEKSKGRSQKAAKPKAMLNQQSRVFHMPLENVDPSSISLATSSRSVNSGQIQLWQFLLELLTDKEYKGAIQWIGTEGEFKLNQPEAVAQLWGARKNKPSMNYEKLSRALRYYYDGDMISKVHGKRFVYKFVCDLKQLLGYSAAELSKLVEEGRRYF; from the exons ATGATaagacaaataaaaatggagCCAGAAACGATGTTTTCATCTCCCGATGATGATATTATGGCACAACTGCAACAAGATAGCTCCGATTTGGAAGTCGAACCTAGTTTTACTTTAGAAGGCACTGCAAATGGTGAATACAACAACGATGGAATATTAATGCAGCACATGGACATCAGAGAACCCTTGTCAACGTTAAAGAGCCTTTTAGAAGAGAGGCTTACGATagatttaaaaaactattcgTTTTGGTTACAAAATGCTCAAATG CTGGAGAGCCATAAAAATCTGGTTGATCAATGTGTCCAAGGAGAAGGACTGGTCCAAATTAATGTACAAATCAAACCAATGCAAAAACGTATTAATATAGCAGATGTTCTTAAACCAGCGGAAGATTATATCGAAGTTgtggaaaataatt CACCAGTGCCTGTTGtccaagaaaataaaagaaatgtcaTAAAATGGACGGTAGATGcgcaatataagaaagaacag GAACGTTTGAAAATACCGACTGATCCAAAAGATTGGTCGGAAACACATGTCAAACATTGGCTGCAATGGGCCGTTAGGCAATTTAGTTTGGTATCGTTGCGACTGGCAGATTGGAACATAACTGGAGCGCAACTGTGTAATCTTACTATGGACGAGTTTCATGCAAAAGTGCCTCTTGATCCAGGAGATGTGTTTTGGACACACTTTGAACTCCttagaaaatgcaaatttgtCG CTGTAGTGCAAAAAGATGCATCGGACTCACCTGGCGAAGAAACTGTAGAAAAGTCTAAAGGACGAAGCCAAAAAGCAGCAAAACCAAAGGCCATGCTGAATCAACAATCACGTGTATTTCACATGCCACTGGAGAATGTTGACCCGAGTTCGATTAGTTTAGCCACTTCCAGTCGATCCGTCAACAGCGGTCAGATACAACTGTGGCAATTCTTATTAGAATTGCTAACAGACAAAGAATATAAAGGTGCGATTCAGTGGATAGGAACTGAAGGAGAATTCAAGCTTAACCAGCCGGAAGCAGTGGCGCAATTGTGGGGGGCACGTAAGAACAAGCCGTCgatgaattatgaaaaattgagtAGAGCGCTTCGATATTATTACGATGGTGACATGATTTCTAAAGTTCATGGTAAACGGTTTGTCTATAAATTCGTTTGCGACTTGAAACAGCTGTTGGGTTACTCAGCCGCAGAACTTAGTAAACTTGTCGAGGAAGGAAGAAGATATTTCTGA
- the LOC105275275 gene encoding uncharacterized protein LOC105275275 isoform X2: protein MSKGCWKFDEEDKALYIDLEEEDTEEDKQCKVYSSWDQTPDILLEEIFSYLTIRERYYASLVCRSWYRAFKLQNVWSTFTLEDTTLTRGKFNYYSGWQYVLDHMRTSTCLNKVGRNFRSLIFEPMLNFYNLYEFMNMISWYAEQQGLDNTSVAGVGTYIRRLKFTFPCNMANRNDPDRIRLFGTGGKLLEALKRLMRNLQNLRYLELIDLMLDSKEAVYLMDDICTNCTQTLSKLVLINTTRYNCPLLHVGVFVNLNILVISPQNLHEDIIELIGYTKLRHLHILQNRYSPKDTTIRLPKRSSWVKMKMNNPYLKVHFEIESHKSTDILLPIDLLEHSAIPCHSIVLDNPNTQYHHDLADFTTHDTHSRDVFRLDDTSVRFQGINEVLPA, encoded by the exons ATGAGCAAGGGCTGCTGGAAATTCGACGAGGAGGACAAAG CCTTGTATATAGACctggaggaggaggacacgGAGGAGGATAAGCAATGCAAGGTGTACAGCTCCTGGGATCAGACTCCCGATATACTATTGGAGGAGATATTTTCGTACTTGACTATTCGCGAGCGTTACTATGCGTCCCTGGTGTGCCGCTCGTGGTATCGTGCCTTCAAGCTGCAGAATGTATGGTCCACGTTTACCCTGGAAGACACTACCCTCACAAGGGGGAAGTTCAATTATTACAGCGGCTGGCAGTACGTTCTGGATCACATGAGGACTTCCACCTGCCTGAACAAGGTCGGCAGGAACTTTCGCTCGCTCATATTTGAGCCAATgctgaatttttataatctctACGAGTTCATGAACATGATATCGTGGTACGCCGAGCAACAAGGATTAGACAATACATCCGTGGCCGGCGTGGGTACCTACATTCGTAGGCTGAAATTCACCTTCCCCTGCAATATGGCAAACAGAAACGATCCTGATCGGATCAGATTGTTTGGCACGGGTGGGAAGTTACTCGAAGCGCTGAAGAGACTCATGAGAAACCTGCAGAATCTTAGGTACCTGGAACTGATAGATCTAATGCTCGATAGCAAGGAGGCGGTGTATTTGATGGACGACATTTGTACGAATTGTACTCAGACCTTGTCAAAATTGGTGCTGATAAATACCACCCGTTACAATTGCCCCTTGTTACACGTAGGAGTATTCGTTAATTTAAAT ATCTTAGTAATTAGTCCGCAAAATTTACACGAGGATATAATAGAACTGATAGGCTACACGAAATTAAGGCACCTTCACATCTTACAAAATCGGTACAGTCCAAAGGACACAACCATCAGATtg CCAAAGAGATCGTCTTGGGTAAAAATGAAGATGAATAATCCATACTTGAAAGTGCACTTTGAGATAGAGAGTCACAAGTCTACAGATATTCTCTTGCCTATCGACTTGTTGGAACATAGCGCCATTCCCTGTCATAGTATAGTACTAGATAATCCAAATACGCAG TATCATCACGATCTCGCAGATTTCACCACCCACGATACTCACTCACGGGACGTTTTTCGACTCGACGATACGAGTGTACGCTTTCAAGGGATTAACGAGGTACTACCTGCATAG
- the LOC105275277 gene encoding DNA-binding protein Ets97D isoform X1, which produces MDLENHRKNSEKSFDTDDDSDYAMIRQIKMEPETMFSSPDDDIMAQLQQDSSDLEVEPSFTLEGTANGEYNNDGILMQHMDIREPLSTLKSLLEERLTIDLKNYSFWLQNAQMLESHKNLVDQCVQGEGLVQINVQIKPMQKRINIADVLKPAEDYIEVVENNSPVPVVQENKRNVIKWTVDAQYKKEQERLKIPTDPKDWSETHVKHWLQWAVRQFSLVSLRLADWNITGAQLCNLTMDEFHAKVPLDPGDVFWTHFELLRKCKFVAVVQKDASDSPGEETVEKSKGRSQKAAKPKAMLNQQSRVFHMPLENVDPSSISLATSSRSVNSGQIQLWQFLLELLTDKEYKGAIQWIGTEGEFKLNQPEAVAQLWGARKNKPSMNYEKLSRALRYYYDGDMISKVHGKRFVYKFVCDLKQLLGYSAAELSKLVEEGRRYF; this is translated from the exons ATGGATCTAGAAAATCACCGGAAAAATTCGGAGAAGAG CTTTGACACTGATGATGATTCCGATTATGCTATGATaagacaaataaaaatggagCCAGAAACGATGTTTTCATCTCCCGATGATGATATTATGGCACAACTGCAACAAGATAGCTCCGATTTGGAAGTCGAACCTAGTTTTACTTTAGAAGGCACTGCAAATGGTGAATACAACAACGATGGAATATTAATGCAGCACATGGACATCAGAGAACCCTTGTCAACGTTAAAGAGCCTTTTAGAAGAGAGGCTTACGATagatttaaaaaactattcgTTTTGGTTACAAAATGCTCAAATG CTGGAGAGCCATAAAAATCTGGTTGATCAATGTGTCCAAGGAGAAGGACTGGTCCAAATTAATGTACAAATCAAACCAATGCAAAAACGTATTAATATAGCAGATGTTCTTAAACCAGCGGAAGATTATATCGAAGTTgtggaaaataatt CACCAGTGCCTGTTGtccaagaaaataaaagaaatgtcaTAAAATGGACGGTAGATGcgcaatataagaaagaacag GAACGTTTGAAAATACCGACTGATCCAAAAGATTGGTCGGAAACACATGTCAAACATTGGCTGCAATGGGCCGTTAGGCAATTTAGTTTGGTATCGTTGCGACTGGCAGATTGGAACATAACTGGAGCGCAACTGTGTAATCTTACTATGGACGAGTTTCATGCAAAAGTGCCTCTTGATCCAGGAGATGTGTTTTGGACACACTTTGAACTCCttagaaaatgcaaatttgtCG CTGTAGTGCAAAAAGATGCATCGGACTCACCTGGCGAAGAAACTGTAGAAAAGTCTAAAGGACGAAGCCAAAAAGCAGCAAAACCAAAGGCCATGCTGAATCAACAATCACGTGTATTTCACATGCCACTGGAGAATGTTGACCCGAGTTCGATTAGTTTAGCCACTTCCAGTCGATCCGTCAACAGCGGTCAGATACAACTGTGGCAATTCTTATTAGAATTGCTAACAGACAAAGAATATAAAGGTGCGATTCAGTGGATAGGAACTGAAGGAGAATTCAAGCTTAACCAGCCGGAAGCAGTGGCGCAATTGTGGGGGGCACGTAAGAACAAGCCGTCgatgaattatgaaaaattgagtAGAGCGCTTCGATATTATTACGATGGTGACATGATTTCTAAAGTTCATGGTAAACGGTTTGTCTATAAATTCGTTTGCGACTTGAAACAGCTGTTGGGTTACTCAGCCGCAGAACTTAGTAAACTTGTCGAGGAAGGAAGAAGATATTTCTGA
- the LOC105275273 gene encoding protein Asterix, translating into MNSATDPRRPDKEIRYKPSSSNNQTQVQDDLTPDYMNVIGMIFSMCGLMMRLKWCAWVALYCSCISFANSRVSEDTKQILSCFMLSISAVVMSYLQNPQPMTPPWASAMQ; encoded by the coding sequence ATGAATAGCGCAACGGATCCGAGACGACCCGATAAGGAAATTCGCTACAAGCCATCGAGTTCGAATAATCAGACACAGGTGCAAGACGACCTGACACCGGATTACATGAACGTTATAGGAATGATCTTCAGCATGTGCGGTCTGATGATGAGACTAAAGTGGTGCGCCTGGGTGGCACTCTACTGTTCCTGCATCAGCTTCGCCAATTCGCGAGTTAGCGAGGACACGAAGCAAATCCTCAGCTGCTTCATGCTGTCGATATCAGCAGTGGTGATGTCGTACCTGCAAAATCCACAACCCATGACTCCACCGTGGGCAAGCGCCATGCAGTGA
- the LOC105275276 gene encoding NADH dehydrogenase [ubiquinone] 1 alpha subcomplex assembly factor 3: MNVTYKLCQLRQPLRNFRNLHTTRLLKNSYEGPGKTTITFISKEMGTRLLISKYDKDGFVFNTGARVIGPTVLFPRYAIGWNVYSGKDINEEALSLFTVLEPKPDVLIFGLEDAYHFAYYRKLQELVKKLDITAEILSVRQACVAYNFMNEDGRDVVAALIPPTEQFVKLLPKTESREQITDSR; encoded by the exons ATGAATGTTACTTACAAATTGTGCCAACTGAGACAGCCCTTGCGAAATTTTAG GAATTTACATACTACACGTCTACTTAAAAATTCGTACGAAGGTCCTGGGAAAACTACCATTACATTTATCAGCAAAGAGATGGGCACTCGACTCTTGATATCTAAATATGACAAG GATGGGTTCGTATTCAATACCGGTGCACGAGTAATAGGGCCGACTGTGCTCTTTCCACGATACGCTATCGGTTGGAACGTTTACTCTGGAAAGGATATAAACGAGGAAGCATTGTCACTGTTTACCGTTCTTGAGCCAAAGCCTGATGTCTTGATTTTTGGACTGGAAGACGCATATCATTTTGCATACTATAGAAAGCTTCAAGAACTTGTGAAGAAGCTCGACATCACTGCAGAGATACTTTCCGTGCGTCAGGCATGCGTCGCCTACAATTTTATGAACGAGGACGGTAGAGACGTTGTCGCTGCATTGATACCGCCAACAGAACAATTCGTTAAATTGTTACCGAAAACTGAGTCTAGAGAACAGATAACAGATTCCAGATGA
- the LOC105275275 gene encoding uncharacterized protein LOC105275275 isoform X1 has translation MSKGCWKFDEEDKALYIDLEEEDTEEDKQCKVYSSWDQTPDILLEEIFSYLTIRERYYASLVCRSWYRAFKLQNVWSTFTLEDTTLTRGKFNYYSGWQYVLDHMRTSTCLNKVGRNFRSLIFEPMLNFYNLYEFMNMISWYAEQQGLDNTSVAGVGTYIRRLKFTFPCNMANRNDPDRIRLFGTGGKLLEALKRLMRNLQNLRYLELIDLMLDSKEAVYLMDDICTNCTQTLSKLVLINTTRYNCPLLHVGVFVNLNILVISPQNLHEDIIELIGYTKLRHLHILQNRYSPKDTTIRLPKRSSWVKMKMNNPYLKVHFEIESHKSTDILLPIDLLEHSAIPCHSIVLDNPNTQISPPTILTHGTFFDSTIRVYAFKGLTRYYLHRNFAKRLDESLVQFCRMCPNLHTLMIRDKISTATILEIVSTAKRLCCLYVRRNVILKRCDRVWSTILDWSPEYYEWIKINSRSYEKTEKEVSRILGYRWHMLSEKEFKEQVINMHI, from the exons ATGAGCAAGGGCTGCTGGAAATTCGACGAGGAGGACAAAG CCTTGTATATAGACctggaggaggaggacacgGAGGAGGATAAGCAATGCAAGGTGTACAGCTCCTGGGATCAGACTCCCGATATACTATTGGAGGAGATATTTTCGTACTTGACTATTCGCGAGCGTTACTATGCGTCCCTGGTGTGCCGCTCGTGGTATCGTGCCTTCAAGCTGCAGAATGTATGGTCCACGTTTACCCTGGAAGACACTACCCTCACAAGGGGGAAGTTCAATTATTACAGCGGCTGGCAGTACGTTCTGGATCACATGAGGACTTCCACCTGCCTGAACAAGGTCGGCAGGAACTTTCGCTCGCTCATATTTGAGCCAATgctgaatttttataatctctACGAGTTCATGAACATGATATCGTGGTACGCCGAGCAACAAGGATTAGACAATACATCCGTGGCCGGCGTGGGTACCTACATTCGTAGGCTGAAATTCACCTTCCCCTGCAATATGGCAAACAGAAACGATCCTGATCGGATCAGATTGTTTGGCACGGGTGGGAAGTTACTCGAAGCGCTGAAGAGACTCATGAGAAACCTGCAGAATCTTAGGTACCTGGAACTGATAGATCTAATGCTCGATAGCAAGGAGGCGGTGTATTTGATGGACGACATTTGTACGAATTGTACTCAGACCTTGTCAAAATTGGTGCTGATAAATACCACCCGTTACAATTGCCCCTTGTTACACGTAGGAGTATTCGTTAATTTAAAT ATCTTAGTAATTAGTCCGCAAAATTTACACGAGGATATAATAGAACTGATAGGCTACACGAAATTAAGGCACCTTCACATCTTACAAAATCGGTACAGTCCAAAGGACACAACCATCAGATtg CCAAAGAGATCGTCTTGGGTAAAAATGAAGATGAATAATCCATACTTGAAAGTGCACTTTGAGATAGAGAGTCACAAGTCTACAGATATTCTCTTGCCTATCGACTTGTTGGAACATAGCGCCATTCCCTGTCATAGTATAGTACTAGATAATCCAAATACGCAG ATTTCACCACCCACGATACTCACTCACGGGACGTTTTTCGACTCGACGATACGAGTGTACGCTTTCAAGGGATTAACGAGGTACTACCTGCATAGGAACTTTGCAAAGAGATTGGACGAGTCATTAGTACAATTCTGCCGAATGTGCCCGAATCTACATACACTG atGATCCGAGATAAGATATCAACGGCTACTATTTTAGAGATTGTATCTACCGCGAAGCGTTTGTGTTGCTTGTACGTTCGGCGAAACGTAATTTTAAAGAGATGTGACAGAGTTTGGTCGACAATCCTCGATTGGTCGCCTGAGTACTACGAATGGATTAAGATAAATAGTCGTAGTTACGAGAAAACCGAGAAAGAGGTGTCGAGGATACTGGGTTACCGATGGCACATGTTGTCGGAGAAAGAGTTTAAAGAGCAGGTGATCAACATGCATATATaa
- the LOC105275274 gene encoding interferon-related developmental regulator 1, with amino-acid sequence MPGKRGRRGKYGGKRAEFTSDEDSVNNDAYSDASGQSDNRSMLEDANDNEVDEIAQQEAFEEKLKEAIDGLSQKSAKGRTICFNGVEKIFAIKYIPDFVEDRKMTITDSVERGLKKGRGEEQSTAARLSTLLCVQLGAFDSAETISRDLKSTIFFIANDNTASANARAECCWALGMNQFLSGNDATDTMEIAQLLSSIFAGSYLKGNGAIANISTDVAALHVAAISSWTLLLTVMTSADIYNLLASDKTNSYMPSLNRLRELLESPHLDVRLSAGEALAVIFELGRDFSCDYEQDWALDLVEILRDLATDSNKYRAKKDRKQQRANFRDILRYIEEDVVPEMHVKFGQEVLYLEGWCARTQYNACCRLLGPGINIHLAENQLLREIFHLGNKVLPIPSVQKTSKLERTLMNAAAFKARTIQRNKNRDKRSAAMAP; translated from the exons ATGCCAGGCAAAAGGGGCAGAAGAGGAAAGTACG GTGGAAAAAGAGCTGAGTTTACATCCGACGAGGATTCAGTCAACAATGATGCGTACAGTGATGCCAGCGGTCAATCCGACAATCGTAGCATGTTGGAGGATGCAAACGACAACGAGGTGGACGAGATCGCGCAGCAGGAAGCGTTCGAGGAAAAATTGAAGGAGGCGATCGACGGCTTGTCGCAAAAGAGTGCGAAGGGCAGAACTATTTGCTTCAACGGCGTGGAAAAGATTTTCGCTATCAAGTACATCCCAGATTTTGTGGAAGATAGAAAAATGACCATCACGGATTCAGTGGAGCGTGGTCTGAAGAAGGGACGAGGAGAGGAGCAGTCGACAGCCGCCAGATTAAGTACTCTACTCTGCGTCCAGTTGGGAGCGTTCGACAGCGCCGAGACCATTTCCAGAGATCTGAAATCAACCATTTTTTTCATCGCTAACGATAATACGGCTTCTGCCAATGCTCGTGCCGAG TGTTGCTGGGCGTTGGGTATGAATCAATTCTTGTCGGGCAACGATGCGACCGACACCATGGAAATTGCGCAGTTACTGTCGTCCATCTTCGCGGGCTCTTACCTGAAAGGGAACGGTGCAATCGCAAACATATCTACAGATGTAGCGGCGTTGCACGTGGCTGCTATCTCATCGTGGACTCTGCTCTTGACAGTCATGACGTCTGCGGATATATACAATTTGCTCGCGAGTGACAAAACCAACAGTTACATGCC CTCTCTCAATCGATTGCGCGAATTGCTGGAATCACCGCACCTTGATGTACGCTTATCAGCCGGCGAAGCATTGGCCGTGATATTCGAGCTGGGCCGTGATTTCTCTTGTGACTACGAACAAGATTGGGCCTTGGATCTCGTCGAAATTCTCAGAGATCTCGCCACGGATTCCAACAAATACCGAGCTAAGAAAGACCGCAAGCAGCAGCGCGCTAATTTTAGAGACATTCTACGTTATATCGAA GAAGATGTTGTTCCAGAAATGCACGTGAAATTTGGGCAAGAGGTTTTGTACTTGGAAGGATGGTGCGCGAGGACTCAATACAACGCCTGCTGCCGATTATTAGGTCCCGGTATCAACATTCATCTTGCTGAAAATCAACTCTTGCGCGAGATCTTTCACCTCGGCAACAAAGTTCTACCTATACCATCGGTCCAGAAAACAAGCAAATTAGAAAGA ACATTGATGAACGCGGCCGCATTTAAAGCACGTACCATTCAACGCAACAAGAACCGCGACAAACGATCCGCAGCCATGGCACCGTAA
- the LOC105275275 gene encoding uncharacterized protein LOC105275275 isoform X3 — translation MSKGCWKFDEEDKALYIDLEEEDTEEDKQCKVYSSWDQTPDILLEEIFSYLTIRERYYASLVCRSWYRAFKLQNVWSTFTLEDTTLTRGKFNYYSGWQYVLDHMRTSTCLNKVGRNFRSLIFEPMLNFYNLYEFMNMISWYAEQQGLDNTSVAGVGTYIRRLKFTFPCNMANRNDPDRIRLFGTGGKLLEALKRLMRNLQNLRYLELIDLMLDSKEAVYLMDDICTNCTQTLSKLVLINTTRYNCPLLHVGVFVNLNILVISPQNLHEDIIELIGYTKLRHLHILQNRYSPKDTTIRLPKRSSWVKMKMNNPYLKVHFEIESHKSTDILLPIDLLEHSAIPCHSIVLDNPNTQVSREH, via the exons ATGAGCAAGGGCTGCTGGAAATTCGACGAGGAGGACAAAG CCTTGTATATAGACctggaggaggaggacacgGAGGAGGATAAGCAATGCAAGGTGTACAGCTCCTGGGATCAGACTCCCGATATACTATTGGAGGAGATATTTTCGTACTTGACTATTCGCGAGCGTTACTATGCGTCCCTGGTGTGCCGCTCGTGGTATCGTGCCTTCAAGCTGCAGAATGTATGGTCCACGTTTACCCTGGAAGACACTACCCTCACAAGGGGGAAGTTCAATTATTACAGCGGCTGGCAGTACGTTCTGGATCACATGAGGACTTCCACCTGCCTGAACAAGGTCGGCAGGAACTTTCGCTCGCTCATATTTGAGCCAATgctgaatttttataatctctACGAGTTCATGAACATGATATCGTGGTACGCCGAGCAACAAGGATTAGACAATACATCCGTGGCCGGCGTGGGTACCTACATTCGTAGGCTGAAATTCACCTTCCCCTGCAATATGGCAAACAGAAACGATCCTGATCGGATCAGATTGTTTGGCACGGGTGGGAAGTTACTCGAAGCGCTGAAGAGACTCATGAGAAACCTGCAGAATCTTAGGTACCTGGAACTGATAGATCTAATGCTCGATAGCAAGGAGGCGGTGTATTTGATGGACGACATTTGTACGAATTGTACTCAGACCTTGTCAAAATTGGTGCTGATAAATACCACCCGTTACAATTGCCCCTTGTTACACGTAGGAGTATTCGTTAATTTAAAT ATCTTAGTAATTAGTCCGCAAAATTTACACGAGGATATAATAGAACTGATAGGCTACACGAAATTAAGGCACCTTCACATCTTACAAAATCGGTACAGTCCAAAGGACACAACCATCAGATtg CCAAAGAGATCGTCTTGGGTAAAAATGAAGATGAATAATCCATACTTGAAAGTGCACTTTGAGATAGAGAGTCACAAGTCTACAGATATTCTCTTGCCTATCGACTTGTTGGAACATAGCGCCATTCCCTGTCATAGTATAGTACTAGATAATCCAAATACGCAGGTCAGCAGAGAGCATTAG